TCTTTAATACGGgtgtggagtttgttgttttcttctcTGGACTAGTAGGTTCcgatttttccgtgtttgatGTACCAGCTACAGATCGGTTCGAATGGCCCTGGATGAGCTTATCTGCAAAAATATATGACGCAcagatttaataaaacaaactgATAAGACTGCAGTCTATGTAAATTTTGATAGTGcttcttaaatatttacctTTTAATTGACAATCGACTTTGTAATCAATATTGACGGGCAAATCATTCTTATCCTTAATTTTCTCTGTACTggaattattttgtttgtttatgtttgtgtttTCTTCGCTTATGTTAAAATTCTGGTGGGGCTTAGCTATCACGTAGCTGATACTACTTTGAGTAATATCGAATGAGTCGGATTCCAAGGTTCTATCAGTAAAGCCATGAGCTCTATTTGAAACATCGCATGGAAAGTTTAACGGCAACAGGTTCGTTTCCTTTTCTGGGTAAAATTTCCTTAGTCGCCTGTAAAGGAGGCAAGTTATCGTGGACAGCAGCATCGACATGCCGAGGAACCAAAACGTTATGATGCACACTACTGAAAAAAAGTTAAGGTCAACCAACGGATTGGATTCTGCGGAGTTCTGGACCACAAGTCTCATCTGAACAAAGTCTCTGCCACCGGGATTCTCGGCTATGCAGGTGTATACTCCTTCGTCGGACTTCTTGGCATTCACGATGGTAAGCCGCGATACAAAAGTATATTGATCTATATTTTTATCTGGCGTTTCCTTTTCAACTTCGATGTAAACCCTCTGCTGCCAATGATTTATAGATCGCGTGGAACCAGCAACATACAACTGCTTATTGAAGTCCCACGCAATCACGGTATTGTTTGGTCCTTGGACACGACAAATTAGCGTCACGTTTTCCTTAGACGTGTTAATGGAAATGCCAAGGCCCGGATACACAATCTTTGGCCTACAAGCAAACGCCACTGGTTTATCCACAAGCCACTGCAGGCCCCGCAATTGCAATGGGTAATGACACTCGATGGACGGAGTGTAAAGGTTCATCTCTACCACGAAATCGCGGAATGGCTGGAGGTCACACGTGCAGTTCCAGGGGTTCTGAGCCAGAGACAAGGTGCTCAGTTTggtcaaatttttaaaagtttcctTTCGCAGGAGTGTAAGCTCGTTGCCATCCAAATAAATCTGCGACAATAGAGGCACGCCAACAAAAGCCTGGATTTCAATACTTATCAGGCGGTTGTGCTTTAGCTCTATTTTGTGCAGATATTTAAGATTGTGGAAAACACCTTGCTGAATCCTTTGTAAAAGATTTCCATTGAACACCAAAGACCGAACCTTACATAGCGGATCAAATACATTTGGTAAGAGGTCCTCAATCTTATTGTTCGATAAATCAAGTTCAATTAGTATATTCAGTTGGGTGAAGCTTTGCGGATGAATTCTCCTCAAAGTACCATTCGTTATTACAAGTTTATGCAAATTCTGCAACTGCAGAGACGAGAATACGTTTTCCTCCAAATAATATATGCGATTTTGTGACAAATCCAACACCTGAACCTCCGAGTTAAGGTATTCGGGGACTCCGCGAAGACTCAAGTTACGGCAGTCCGCCGTTTTTTTTCCAGACACCCacttgcagttgcagtttccACATTCCCTTAGCCAGTCACTGGAGCAGGTTGATCCTTGGAACCGGCTTAGTAGCCATACGAGGCAggagaatttaaataaattaatagacGAGCGATGGTTTATCATGGAAGCCATTGGTTTATCCTAGAAGCATCAGTTTAAATGATATTATTTATATCACTTCTcgaatataataaataaaataacttaAGGCACtggaaaatttgtattttattcgCATTTTTGCTAGCCTTTTGGTTGGGGCTGTGACACTGACCGTGGAAATCAACGTTTTTCTGCACTTTTTTGGCTTGCCACTTGTGGTGGCCACTTAAGCTCGGTCCAATGATAAATGGAAATTTCAAATAATTGGTCCGAACAGCGCAACATAAACAATTGGACTGTCTGTTggttaaaaatgttaaaaaacatttacatATTTGCTTATTGTGCGCATGGCACATAGCTTTTCGAGACTATTGGCCATATCTAATTTCTCTCTTGTATAAAGGGGTTTTAAAATTCAACAGGTCTTTTCCTTTGTTTACCTGGAAGTTTAATTTTAGGGGaatattcattaaaattaaaatctgaCTCACCAAGGGAAACACGTTACTTGCCAACTTGcagaatttttaatatcctTGAACGTTAAACGTActgaagaaaatattttagtcATAAAGTCATTTTCTGCTAATAATAattgtgttttctttttatctTCTTATCTTAAAACAACAAGGAAAACAGGTGTTACATtgttaaaaacatttaaaacacGTGCATTTGATTAAATCGggttgtttttataattttatgcaCATAGATAAACATAATCCATTAGTCGGATATTTGATCAAAAGGGCGAAGAAAATGGTAAAACGGAAAGTGTTCCAGACAGT
The Drosophila bipectinata strain 14024-0381.07 chromosome 3R, DbipHiC1v2, whole genome shotgun sequence DNA segment above includes these coding regions:
- the kek4 gene encoding leucine-rich repeat-containing protein 24; amino-acid sequence: MASMINHRSSINLFKFSCLVWLLSRFQGSTCSSDWLRECGNCNCKWVSGKKTADCRNLSLRGVPEYLNSEVQVLDLSQNRIYYLEENVFSSLQLQNLHKLVITNGTLRRIHPQSFTQLNILIELDLSNNKIEDLLPNVFDPLCKVRSLVFNGNLLQRIQQGVFHNLKYLHKIELKHNRLISIEIQAFVGVPLLSQIYLDGNELTLLRKETFKNLTKLSTLSLAQNPWNCTCDLQPFRDFVVEMNLYTPSIECHYPLQLRGLQWLVDKPVAFACRPKIVYPGLGISINTSKENVTLICRVQGPNNTVIAWDFNKQLYVAGSTRSINHWQQRVYIEVEKETPDKNIDQYTFVSRLTIVNAKKSDEGVYTCIAENPGGRDFVQMRLVVQNSAESNPLVDLNFFSVVCIITFWFLGMSMLLSTITCLLYRRLRKFYPEKETNLLPLNFPCDVSNRAHGFTDRTLESDSFDITQSSISYVIAKPHQNFNISEENTNINKQNNSSTEKIKDKNDLPVNIDYKVDCQLKDKLIQGHSNRSVAGTSNTEKSEPTSPEKKTTNSTPVLKKLGHISRKQYNSNVQKYLQEKFGSIRTKDRKVKDICTSPEKNSL